The Alphaproteobacteria bacterium GM7ARS4 genome includes a region encoding these proteins:
- the clpS gene encoding ATP-dependent Clp protease adapter ClpS produces the protein MEECVFFERMAVKTQDGGGGGDQSHADVLVAERVRAKKPSMYRVIMLNDDYTPMEFVVYALCHFFHKSQKEAQDIMWKVHRHGRSLCGIYSFEIAESRSKRLMDYARQCQHPLRCYLERE, from the coding sequence ATGGAAGAGTGCGTGTTTTTTGAGAGGATGGCGGTGAAAACCCAAGATGGAGGGGGTGGAGGTGACCAGTCCCATGCGGATGTCCTTGTGGCTGAGCGTGTGCGTGCGAAGAAACCTTCTATGTATCGTGTGATCATGCTCAATGATGACTACACGCCTATGGAGTTTGTCGTTTATGCCCTCTGTCATTTTTTTCATAAGAGCCAGAAGGAGGCACAAGATATCATGTGGAAAGTCCATCGCCATGGACGTAGCCTGTGTGGTATCTATTCTTTCGAGATTGCGGAAAGCCGTAGCAAGAGGTTGATGGACTATGCGCGTCAATGCCAACATCCTTTGCGTTGTTATCTGGAGCGTGAGTGA
- a CDS encoding methylmalonyl Co-A mutase-associated GTPase MeaB, producing MVAGYDSLEACVNALRRGERRALSRAITLIESTHPTHVQQASRLLDQLHRQPKKEALRIGMSGPPGAGKSTFIDALGCAIIQQDQHLAVLAVDPSAAPKEGRFVRQDGMLVCHDGSLAHAGGAILGDKTRMPHLAACDNAFIRPSPSRAILGGIAPQTHNAITLCESAGYDVIIVETVGVGQSEIIVADMVDLFMLVLPPASGDSLQGIKRGIIEVTDILIVNKADGALKHNALRSSEEYHAAMKLLPPKRPYWTAQSIAVSSIEKTGIDHVIQTIAMFKSHPDHRRLRSTERIQQDKRSMWRVLHDLFEKRLFHHPQAKKELDLSYQQLDQQKTTPLHAAHAIMEKLFAHGEKNDIRG from the coding sequence ATGGTGGCAGGATATGACTCCCTTGAGGCATGCGTCAATGCCCTCAGACGTGGCGAGAGGCGCGCCCTGTCCCGCGCCATTACCCTCATCGAATCAACACATCCCACCCACGTCCAGCAGGCGTCCCGTCTCCTAGACCAGCTACACCGCCAGCCAAAAAAAGAGGCCTTGCGTATTGGCATGAGCGGACCACCAGGAGCGGGAAAATCGACCTTTATCGATGCCTTGGGCTGTGCCATCATCCAACAAGACCAACATCTTGCTGTCCTTGCCGTCGACCCTAGCGCCGCGCCGAAAGAAGGACGTTTTGTTCGTCAAGATGGCATGCTCGTCTGTCATGACGGCTCTCTCGCCCATGCCGGGGGCGCAATCCTTGGCGACAAAACCCGTATGCCTCACTTAGCGGCATGCGACAACGCCTTCATTCGCCCCTCACCAAGCCGCGCCATCCTCGGCGGTATCGCCCCCCAAACCCATAACGCCATCACCCTTTGTGAAAGCGCTGGCTATGACGTCATCATCGTGGAAACGGTAGGCGTCGGACAAAGCGAAATCATTGTCGCCGATATGGTGGACCTCTTTATGCTCGTCCTGCCACCCGCTAGCGGCGACTCCCTACAAGGAATCAAACGCGGTATCATTGAGGTCACAGACATCCTTATTGTCAATAAAGCCGACGGCGCCCTGAAACACAATGCCTTGCGCAGTAGCGAAGAGTATCACGCCGCCATGAAACTCCTCCCGCCAAAACGACCCTATTGGACAGCACAGAGTATCGCCGTCTCATCCATCGAGAAAACAGGAATCGACCATGTCATCCAAACCATTGCCATGTTTAAAAGTCACCCCGACCATAGACGCCTTCGAAGCACAGAACGCATACAACAAGATAAAAGAAGCATGTGGCGTGTTCTCCACGACCTGTTCGAAAAACGACTCTTCCACCATCCTCAAGCCAAAAAAGAACTCGACCTCTCTTATCAGCAGCTCGACCAGCAAAAAACAACACCCCTCCATGCCGCCCATGCCATTATGGAAAAACTTTTTGCCCATGGCGAAAAAAACGATATTAGGGGTTGA
- the clpA gene encoding ATP-dependent Clp protease ATP-binding subunit ClpA produces MLSRRLEESLRKALGFASDKGNEYATLEHLLWALSDDKDILRVFRACGVKDVPKLRKKLEAFIDKELEHIESSESRDEILLTESFKRVLRRAALHARSSRRKEMDAVNILVALFSERESYAVYVLQEQGMNRYKVVNYISHGDVRDRPLSRMSVSLLDDKEEEQSEGHDDEGSLSREARKALAMWCTNLNEKARQGKIDPLIGRTFEIERSLQILCRRTKNNPLFIGEPGVGKTALAEGLALRMAHHQVPAALEDMEIYSLDMGALLAGTRYRGDFEERLKGVVAAVEEHGRAILFIDEIHTLVGAGATSGGAMDASNLLKPALAQGQLRCIGSTTHKEYRQHFEKDRALIRRFQKIDVDEPSQEDAIKILHGVKKVYEDHHHVRYSKKALESAVRLTARYMTDRRLPDKAIDIIDEIGAIHTLKNGKKRTKVPASITSRDIEEVVAKIAKVPSHHVSQTERRSVVGLEKKLKKHVYGQDDALVTLASSVKMARAGLRDETKPLGCYLFCGPTGVGKTESARCLAEQMHIPLIRFDMSEYMERHAVSKLIGAPPGYVGFDQGGMLTDSVIENPHCVLLLDEIEKAHPDIFNILLQVMDYGRLKDQNGRHVCFRNLILVMTSNVGAERLGKHAIGFSHDKQGDHEESLRHVFSPEFRNRLDAVITFKSLDEPSMKRVVAKHIALLQKQLEEKNIDLTCSPAAYGWLLKKGFSHAYGARPLARVIQKYIKMALSDEILNGTLEKGGKVAIGVKQGTLSFSYGERTTDKPVTGKPVEAKAPMEDAIPPSSPRH; encoded by the coding sequence ATGCTGTCTAGGCGTTTAGAAGAAAGTTTGCGTAAGGCTCTTGGTTTTGCGTCTGACAAGGGTAACGAGTATGCCACCCTTGAGCATCTTTTGTGGGCGTTGAGCGACGACAAGGATATTCTCAGGGTTTTTCGGGCGTGTGGCGTCAAGGATGTGCCGAAGCTGAGAAAGAAATTGGAGGCATTTATCGATAAGGAGTTGGAGCATATTGAGTCTTCTGAGTCGAGGGACGAGATTCTCTTAACCGAGAGTTTCAAGCGTGTTTTGAGGCGGGCGGCTCTTCATGCGCGTTCTTCTCGTCGTAAGGAGATGGATGCCGTCAACATTCTGGTCGCCTTATTTTCCGAGCGTGAATCCTATGCCGTCTATGTCTTACAAGAACAAGGGATGAACCGCTATAAGGTTGTCAATTATATCTCCCATGGTGATGTGCGGGATCGTCCTTTATCGCGTATGTCTGTCTCTTTGTTGGATGACAAGGAGGAAGAACAGAGTGAGGGGCATGATGACGAAGGGTCTCTTTCGAGGGAGGCGCGCAAGGCGTTGGCGATGTGGTGCACCAATTTGAACGAGAAGGCGCGTCAAGGCAAGATAGACCCTCTTATCGGTCGTACGTTTGAGATCGAGCGTTCTTTACAGATTCTTTGTCGTCGCACCAAGAACAACCCTCTCTTCATTGGTGAGCCCGGGGTCGGCAAGACAGCCCTTGCTGAGGGGTTAGCATTACGTATGGCACATCATCAGGTGCCAGCCGCCTTAGAGGATATGGAGATTTACTCTTTGGATATGGGGGCGTTATTGGCGGGGACTCGCTATCGTGGTGATTTTGAGGAGCGTCTCAAGGGTGTCGTGGCGGCTGTAGAGGAGCATGGGCGCGCCATTCTTTTCATCGATGAAATTCATACCCTTGTGGGTGCTGGCGCGACGAGTGGCGGCGCGATGGATGCGTCTAATCTGCTCAAGCCAGCCCTTGCCCAAGGGCAGCTACGTTGTATTGGCTCGACGACCCACAAGGAATACCGCCAGCATTTCGAAAAGGACAGGGCGCTTATCCGTCGTTTTCAGAAAATCGATGTGGACGAACCTTCCCAAGAGGATGCCATTAAAATCCTTCATGGCGTGAAGAAAGTTTATGAAGATCACCATCATGTGCGTTACAGCAAGAAGGCGTTGGAGAGTGCTGTGCGTTTGACGGCGCGCTATATGACCGATAGACGCCTGCCAGACAAAGCCATTGATATTATCGATGAAATAGGCGCGATCCACACATTGAAGAATGGCAAGAAAAGGACAAAAGTGCCAGCCTCCATCACGTCTCGAGACATTGAGGAGGTTGTGGCAAAGATTGCGAAAGTGCCGTCTCACCATGTCTCACAGACGGAGCGTCGTTCTGTTGTTGGCCTCGAAAAGAAGCTCAAAAAGCATGTCTATGGGCAGGATGATGCCCTGGTCACCCTTGCCTCCAGTGTGAAAATGGCGCGGGCGGGCTTACGGGACGAGACGAAGCCTCTTGGCTGTTATCTCTTTTGTGGTCCTACGGGCGTTGGCAAAACGGAGTCGGCGCGTTGTTTGGCGGAACAGATGCACATTCCCTTGATACGTTTCGATATGTCGGAATATATGGAGCGCCATGCCGTCTCTAAGCTCATTGGGGCGCCGCCGGGGTATGTTGGCTTCGACCAAGGGGGTATGCTCACCGATTCCGTCATAGAAAACCCTCATTGTGTTCTGTTGCTCGATGAAATCGAAAAGGCGCATCCCGACATCTTTAATATCTTGTTGCAAGTCATGGATTATGGTCGCCTGAAAGACCAAAATGGACGTCATGTCTGTTTTAGAAATCTCATTCTTGTGATGACGAGCAATGTGGGTGCAGAACGGCTTGGCAAACACGCCATTGGCTTTTCCCACGACAAACAGGGCGACCATGAGGAATCTCTTCGCCATGTGTTCTCTCCTGAATTTAGGAATCGTCTGGATGCCGTCATTACGTTCAAATCTCTCGATGAACCATCCATGAAGCGTGTTGTGGCGAAGCATATCGCCCTGTTGCAAAAGCAGTTAGAAGAGAAGAATATCGACCTCACATGTTCGCCAGCAGCCTATGGGTGGCTTCTCAAGAAGGGATTCAGTCATGCCTATGGTGCGAGGCCTTTGGCGCGCGTCATACAAAAATATATCAAAATGGCGCTGAGTGACGAAATCTTGAACGGCACATTAGAGAAGGGCGGTAAAGTTGCTATCGGTGTGAAACAGGGCACTCTGTCCTTTTCCTATGGTGAGAGGACAACAGACAAGCCTGTTACAGGCAAGCCTGTTGAGGCGAAAGCGCCTATGGAAGACGCTATACCACCATCATCGCCTCGGCATTGA
- a CDS encoding RidA family protein codes for MTSFIEQKLAQQGFAFPDNGTRKTLYAPWVRHNDTLLISGQLPMDKGKLRYQGQLGDTISIDDAIDAAYLCALNILSHVDTACEHEPSPSMRCVRLTGFIACAAQKTQATPHITPHITHVMDAASTLIRSVFEEPHARSVVGVSSLPLGACVEIEGIFSLP; via the coding sequence ATGACGTCATTCATAGAGCAGAAACTTGCACAACAAGGGTTTGCTTTTCCAGACAATGGAACACGTAAGACACTTTATGCGCCATGGGTGCGCCATAATGACACGCTTCTCATCTCAGGGCAGTTGCCGATGGATAAGGGAAAACTCCGCTATCAAGGACAGCTGGGCGACACCATCTCTATCGATGACGCCATCGATGCCGCCTATCTTTGCGCCTTGAACATATTGAGCCATGTGGATACGGCATGCGAACACGAGCCGTCCCCGTCCATGCGCTGTGTGCGCCTCACTGGATTCATCGCATGCGCCGCGCAAAAGACACAGGCCACCCCGCATATCACCCCACACATCACTCATGTCATGGACGCCGCGTCCACCCTGATACGTTCCGTCTTCGAAGAACCGCACGCCCGTAGCGTCGTCGGCGTGTCCTCCCTCCCCCTTGGCGCATGCGTGGAAATAGAAGGTATCTTCTCTCTCCCATAG
- a CDS encoding adenine phosphoribosyltransferase: MHSVEALRHAIGRVPHFPKEGILFYDISPLLVRADLGRSVVAHMERLVTPYAPTIIAGVESRGFIMASALALHMGVGFLMVRKKGKLPGRVRSLSYSLEYGHDCVEAQEGLVDKGASVVLVDDLMATGGTLSACVRLLESMALDVKAAVTLVELTSLKGRESITVPFSSVIEIEKAGV, from the coding sequence ATGCATTCGGTTGAGGCGTTACGTCATGCCATAGGGCGTGTTCCGCATTTTCCTAAAGAGGGGATTCTCTTTTATGATATTTCCCCGTTGTTGGTGCGTGCGGATTTGGGGCGTTCTGTGGTGGCGCATATGGAACGGCTTGTGACACCTTATGCGCCAACCATCATTGCTGGCGTTGAATCTCGAGGCTTCATCATGGCATCAGCCCTTGCTCTGCATATGGGGGTTGGTTTTCTCATGGTGCGGAAGAAAGGAAAATTACCGGGGCGTGTCCGTTCCCTTTCTTATTCTTTAGAGTATGGCCATGATTGTGTGGAGGCCCAAGAGGGTTTAGTGGACAAAGGCGCGTCGGTTGTCCTTGTGGATGACCTTATGGCGACGGGTGGCACATTATCGGCATGTGTGCGTTTGTTGGAGTCGATGGCACTGGATGTCAAGGCTGCTGTGACGTTGGTTGAGCTCACGTCTCTGAAAGGGCGAGAGTCCATCACGGTGCCTTTTTCCTCCGTCATCGAGATAGAGAAAGCAGGCGTCTAA
- a CDS encoding phosphate ABC transporter ATP-binding protein — MLYHRPVNQGHNVMTKRVKFIAKSVDVYYGEKHALYDVTIDIFEKEVLALIGPSGCGKSTFIRCLNRINDEIETCHVKGSILLDGIDINSTQMNVFELRRKVGIVFQKPTPFPRSIFDNIAYGPRIHGIAHNNKQLASLVEESLHKAALLDDVKDRLDEPALSLSGGQQQRLCIARALAVNPEVILMDEPCSALDPIATARIESLIDTLGKEYTIIVVTHSMQQAARISQRTAFFHVGKLVECDDTDTIFTHPTDERTHGYITGRFG, encoded by the coding sequence ATGCTTTACCATCGCCCCGTGAATCAGGGACATAACGTCATGACAAAGAGAGTCAAATTCATCGCCAAAAGCGTCGACGTCTATTATGGTGAAAAACACGCCCTCTATGATGTCACCATCGACATTTTCGAAAAAGAGGTGCTCGCCCTCATAGGACCCTCAGGCTGTGGAAAGTCCACATTCATACGTTGCCTCAACCGTATCAATGATGAAATAGAGACATGCCACGTCAAAGGCTCTATCCTGTTAGACGGCATCGACATCAATAGCACACAAATGAATGTGTTCGAACTACGAAGAAAAGTCGGCATTGTGTTCCAAAAACCAACGCCTTTCCCGCGCTCTATCTTCGACAATATCGCCTATGGACCACGTATCCATGGCATCGCACACAATAACAAGCAATTGGCCTCCCTCGTGGAAGAAAGCCTCCATAAGGCAGCCCTCCTCGATGACGTCAAGGACAGACTCGATGAACCCGCCCTCAGCCTCTCTGGCGGACAACAGCAACGCCTCTGTATCGCACGCGCCCTCGCCGTCAATCCAGAAGTCATCCTCATGGATGAACCATGCTCCGCCCTCGACCCCATCGCCACAGCGCGCATCGAATCCCTCATCGATACACTAGGAAAAGAATATACTATCATTGTCGTAACCCACTCCATGCAACAGGCCGCACGCATATCACAACGAACAGCCTTCTTCCATGTAGGAAAACTTGTCGAGTGCGACGACACCGACACCATCTTCACACACCCAACGGACGAACGCACCCATGGCTATATCACAGGACGATTCGGATAA
- a CDS encoding 50S ribosomal protein L28 — protein MTRKCAITHKTFQTGNKVSHAHNKVRKRFLSNIQKTSRYSEILEQRIRFRATPKGLKTIERYGGIDAWLMRTKFSRLDDSLRPWKIRIQKRHGQKGNISTSQPQTEPPTDTEDHVSQTPSP, from the coding sequence ATGACAAGAAAATGCGCCATTACCCATAAAACATTCCAAACAGGCAATAAGGTGAGCCACGCCCATAACAAGGTGCGCAAACGCTTCCTCTCCAACATACAGAAAACGTCACGCTATTCTGAAATTCTCGAACAACGCATTCGTTTTCGAGCCACGCCTAAAGGACTAAAAACCATCGAGCGCTATGGCGGTATCGATGCATGGCTCATGCGCACAAAATTCTCACGTCTCGATGACTCCTTACGCCCATGGAAAATCCGTATCCAAAAGCGCCATGGACAAAAAGGCAACATATCGACCAGCCAACCACAGACAGAACCACCAACAGACACAGAAGACCATGTGTCCCAGACGCCTTCGCCATAA
- the pstC gene encoding phosphate ABC transporter permease subunit PstC produces the protein MALFLVLIVIGVSVSSYIYGRRHLFDIEAYPYIPRHASWLMPLFSSFVLTLCILFLLSVFEEAHLVLSLVLLAFIAVACFLIGHYDMARPSSAVRRVMGHGITIVLLLCTCVSVLTAFAIMLSLLIESLRFFLHIHPLDVFFGTTWSPQFSTTDSNNHGAFGFLPLLWGTFYISFIAVLFASSIGFMTAIYLNQYASRAIRMVVKPLLEILAGIPTVVYGFFAITLVGPFLNQAGHAIGVNIATTSVLTAGIVMGIMLIPFISSLSEDVMHAVPRAMIESSYGIGATKSETIKYVILPAALPGLIGALTLTLSRAVGETMIVVMAAGIAARLTLNPFEPLTTVTVKIVSQLTGDFEFDTPQTLVSFALGMTLFLLTFAMNMVAFSIVRRYQQRYH, from the coding sequence ATGGCTCTATTCCTTGTTCTTATTGTCATCGGTGTGAGTGTCTCTTCCTACATTTACGGGAGAAGGCATCTCTTTGATATAGAAGCCTACCCCTATATCCCCCGCCATGCCTCATGGCTCATGCCTCTTTTTTCGAGCTTCGTCCTGACGCTCTGTATCTTGTTCCTCCTGTCCGTCTTCGAGGAGGCTCACCTTGTCCTGTCCCTTGTGCTCTTGGCGTTTATCGCTGTGGCATGCTTTCTCATAGGGCACTATGACATGGCGCGTCCATCCAGCGCTGTCCGTCGCGTCATGGGACATGGCATCACCATAGTGCTCTTGCTCTGCACATGTGTCTCTGTGCTCACGGCATTCGCCATTATGCTCTCTCTCCTCATCGAGTCGCTTCGTTTTTTTCTCCATATCCATCCCCTTGACGTCTTTTTTGGCACGACATGGAGTCCTCAATTTAGCACGACAGACAGCAACAATCATGGCGCCTTTGGCTTTCTTCCTCTGCTCTGGGGGACATTTTATATCTCTTTTATTGCCGTCCTCTTTGCATCATCCATCGGTTTCATGACGGCGATTTACCTCAATCAATATGCCTCTCGCGCCATACGTATGGTTGTGAAACCCCTCTTGGAGATTCTCGCTGGCATTCCTACCGTTGTCTATGGATTCTTTGCCATCACATTGGTTGGGCCTTTTCTCAACCAAGCAGGCCATGCCATTGGCGTCAACATCGCCACAACAAGTGTCCTCACAGCGGGGATTGTCATGGGGATCATGCTCATTCCTTTCATCTCGAGCTTATCAGAAGACGTCATGCATGCGGTGCCGCGCGCCATGATAGAGAGCTCCTATGGCATCGGCGCGACAAAATCAGAGACCATAAAATACGTTATCCTGCCAGCGGCCTTGCCCGGACTCATCGGCGCGCTCACCCTCACCTTGTCCCGCGCCGTCGGCGAGACCATGATTGTCGTGATGGCCGCAGGAATCGCTGCCCGTCTCACCCTCAACCCCTTCGAACCTTTGACAACGGTGACGGTGAAAATTGTGTCCCAACTCACAGGCGACTTCGAATTCGATACGCCACAAACCCTCGTGTCCTTCGCCCTCGGCATGACGCTCTTCCTTCTCACATTCGCCATGAATATGGTCGCCTTCTCCATTGTGAGACGCTACCAGCAACGCTATCACTGA
- a CDS encoding 1-deoxy-D-xylulose-5-phosphate synthase: protein MKNPTSTPLLDTVTYPEDLRHFSIKELKQLADELRKDVIDAVSVTGGHLGAGLGVVELTVALHHVFHTPEDRLIWDVGHQCYPHKVITGRRDRIRTLRQEGGLYGFTKRTESPYDPFGAAHSSTSISSALGMAVARDIRKEKRHIIAVIGDGAISAGMAYEAINNAGAMDERLIVILNDNDMSIAPPVGAMSAYLSRLISGKTYCSIRRMALNVARHFPKGVERAMRRVEEYARGLITGGTLFEELGFFYVGPVDGHNINHLLPVLRNIRDSKQDGPVLLHVVTHKGHGYSPAEASDDKYHGVNKFDVITGKQQKSSSTIPSYTKVFAQSLIKEAKKDERIVAVTAAMPSGTGLDMFGKAFPKRCFDVGIAEQHAVTFCAGLAAEGMKPYAAIYSTFLQRAYDQVVHDVALQSLPVRFAIDRAGYVGADGPTHAGSFDITYLATLPHFIVMAPSDEAELMHAVATSVDVDTCPFAFRYPRGNGIGIEMPAHGTKLPIGKGRILCEGSHVALLALGPRVHKAVKAAQKLLTRGISCTVADARFAKPLDTDLIRQLATHHELLLTIEEGSIGGFAAHVSHFLCEQGLLDESLRLRSMHFPDVFIPHASPDAQYMMAKLDTQHIIDKVMAAYPQQKKRVRA from the coding sequence ATGAAAAATCCTACATCCACACCCCTCCTCGATACGGTCACCTACCCAGAGGATTTAAGGCATTTTTCCATCAAGGAACTCAAACAGCTCGCTGACGAGTTGCGCAAAGACGTCATCGATGCCGTATCGGTGACGGGAGGACATCTGGGGGCAGGATTAGGCGTCGTGGAATTAACGGTGGCCCTCCACCATGTCTTTCATACCCCTGAAGACAGGCTGATATGGGATGTGGGACATCAGTGCTATCCTCACAAAGTCATCACAGGAAGACGCGACCGTATTCGCACACTACGCCAAGAAGGCGGACTCTACGGCTTCACAAAGCGGACAGAAAGCCCTTACGACCCCTTTGGCGCTGCCCACAGCTCAACCTCTATCTCGTCCGCCCTCGGCATGGCTGTCGCACGGGATATACGCAAGGAAAAACGCCATATTATTGCCGTCATTGGCGACGGCGCCATCAGCGCCGGCATGGCTTACGAAGCCATCAATAACGCTGGTGCTATGGATGAACGCCTTATCGTCATCCTCAATGATAACGATATGTCCATCGCGCCCCCCGTGGGCGCAATGAGCGCCTATCTCTCACGCCTTATCTCAGGAAAAACCTATTGCTCCATCCGCCGTATGGCCCTCAATGTGGCGCGCCACTTCCCTAAAGGAGTCGAACGCGCCATGAGACGCGTCGAAGAATATGCCCGCGGCCTTATCACAGGCGGAACACTCTTCGAAGAATTAGGCTTCTTCTATGTAGGCCCCGTCGATGGGCATAATATCAACCATCTTCTCCCCGTCTTACGCAACATTCGCGACTCGAAGCAAGATGGACCTGTTCTGCTCCATGTCGTAACCCATAAGGGCCATGGCTATAGCCCCGCTGAAGCCAGCGATGATAAATACCATGGCGTCAATAAATTCGATGTCATCACAGGAAAACAACAGAAATCCTCCTCGACAATCCCAAGCTACACGAAAGTGTTCGCTCAATCCCTCATCAAGGAAGCGAAAAAGGACGAACGTATCGTCGCCGTCACAGCAGCCATGCCCTCTGGCACGGGCTTAGATATGTTTGGCAAGGCCTTTCCTAAACGTTGCTTCGATGTAGGCATCGCCGAGCAACATGCCGTCACATTCTGTGCAGGCCTCGCCGCCGAAGGCATGAAACCCTATGCCGCTATTTACTCTACATTCTTACAACGCGCCTATGATCAAGTCGTCCATGATGTGGCGCTACAATCCTTGCCTGTGCGTTTTGCCATCGACCGCGCTGGCTATGTGGGCGCTGACGGACCAACCCATGCTGGCTCTTTCGATATTACCTATCTGGCAACACTCCCGCATTTCATCGTCATGGCACCCTCCGATGAAGCAGAACTCATGCACGCTGTCGCTACATCCGTCGATGTGGATACATGTCCCTTCGCCTTCCGTTATCCAAGGGGCAATGGTATCGGCATTGAGATGCCTGCTCATGGAACAAAACTTCCCATAGGCAAGGGACGCATTCTCTGTGAGGGAAGTCATGTCGCCCTCCTCGCCCTCGGCCCTCGAGTCCATAAAGCCGTCAAAGCAGCACAAAAACTTCTCACCCGCGGTATCTCATGCACAGTGGCCGACGCGCGATTCGCTAAACCCCTCGACACAGACCTCATACGACAATTGGCCACACATCACGAACTCCTCCTCACCATCGAAGAAGGCTCTATTGGCGGATTCGCAGCCCATGTGAGCCATTTCCTGTGTGAACAAGGACTCCTCGATGAAAGCCTACGCCTACGCTCTATGCATTTCCCCGACGTCTTTATTCCCCACGCCTCACCAGACGCCCAATACATGATGGCAAAACTCGACACCCAACATATCATCGACAAAGTCATGGCGGCTTACCCCCAACAGAAAAAACGCGTTCGAGCCTAA
- the pstA gene encoding phosphate ABC transporter permease PstA → MPLLHKRPSTHGLERRLSKERHFHFLGRLATAISLFFLVVLFAFILGNGISGFFRYDIALSFPMTEEQGQSYRKALYSALYEKLGVTDTADRLMGRQLLSRAAPDVLQEARRTQEQKAQDAPLSLWIPASMLVENIMKGRYDSSLPEEQRLVKDKHIAWVRTLDEGGFLRWHINRDFFTNGATSSPETAGIGIALLGSLIMMVIVVLVSVPVGVCAAIYLEEFAPKHNRFIYLLELNINNLAAVPSIVFGILGLAIFINVFGIPRSSPLTGGLVLSLMTLPTVIISARSVLKAVPLSLKWSAYGLGASKHQVIFHHVLPVATPGIATGAIIGLAQALGETAPLLMIGMFAFVADYPQSLLEPASALPVQTFIWAGSPEPGFAQRTAASIIVLLFFLITMNATAVYLRQKFEIKW, encoded by the coding sequence ATGCCCCTCTTGCACAAACGCCCATCCACGCATGGTTTAGAAAGACGCCTCTCAAAAGAACGTCATTTCCACTTTTTAGGGCGTCTCGCCACCGCTATCAGTCTTTTTTTCCTTGTCGTCCTCTTTGCCTTTATCTTAGGAAACGGCATCAGCGGGTTCTTTCGCTATGATATTGCCCTCTCCTTCCCTATGACAGAAGAACAAGGACAATCCTACAGGAAAGCACTCTACAGCGCCCTCTATGAAAAATTAGGGGTGACCGACACAGCCGACAGACTCATGGGACGTCAGCTCTTGAGCCGTGCCGCTCCCGATGTCTTACAAGAAGCACGCCGCACTCAAGAACAGAAAGCCCAAGACGCCCCTCTCTCCCTATGGATTCCCGCCAGCATGTTGGTGGAAAACATTATGAAGGGGCGTTATGACTCGTCCCTCCCCGAAGAGCAAAGGCTCGTGAAGGATAAGCACATCGCATGGGTGCGCACATTGGATGAAGGAGGATTCCTACGTTGGCATATCAATAGGGATTTCTTTACCAATGGCGCGACAAGTTCGCCAGAGACAGCCGGCATCGGTATCGCCCTCTTGGGGTCGCTCATTATGATGGTCATCGTTGTCCTTGTCAGTGTCCCCGTAGGCGTATGCGCTGCCATTTACCTAGAGGAATTCGCGCCAAAACATAACCGCTTTATCTATCTTCTCGAATTGAATATCAATAATCTCGCCGCTGTGCCATCTATTGTCTTTGGTATTCTCGGACTCGCCATTTTTATCAATGTCTTTGGCATTCCCCGTTCCTCGCCGCTCACAGGAGGGCTCGTCTTGTCCCTCATGACACTTCCCACAGTCATCATATCGGCGCGTTCTGTCCTGAAAGCCGTTCCCTTATCCCTGAAATGGTCTGCTTATGGCTTAGGCGCTTCAAAACATCAAGTCATTTTCCACCATGTCCTCCCCGTTGCGACGCCCGGCATCGCCACAGGCGCTATCATAGGACTCGCCCAAGCATTAGGCGAAACAGCGCCTCTCCTCATGATCGGCATGTTTGCCTTCGTCGCTGATTATCCTCAATCACTGCTCGAACCCGCTAGCGCCTTGCCCGTGCAAACCTTCATATGGGCTGGCTCCCCCGAGCCCGGATTCGCCCAACGCACCGCCGCCTCCATTATCGTCTTGCTCTTCTTCCTTATCACCATGAACGCTACCGCCGTCTATCTCAGACAAAAATTTGAAATCAAGTGGTAA